The Phacochoerus africanus isolate WHEZ1 chromosome 15, ROS_Pafr_v1, whole genome shotgun sequence genome has a segment encoding these proteins:
- the LRRC18 gene encoding leucine-rich repeat-containing protein 18, protein MAKRGKAPKGKKITLSVAKNCIKITFDGKKRLDLSKMGITTFPKCILRLTDVDELDLSRNLIRKIPDSISKFQNLRWLDLHSNYIDKLPESIGQMTTLLYLNVSNNRLTTNGLPVELNQLKNIRTVNLGLNHLDSVPTTLGALKELHEVALHDNLLNSIPNSISKLPKLKKLNVKRNPFPKAEESDMFIDSIKRLENLYLVEEKDLCWTCLKKCQQARDKLNKIKSMATAGPRRAIFSSLASPNSTAKESQEEWRIRSTSL, encoded by the exons ATGGCCAAGCGTGGGAAAGCCCCCAAGGGCAAAAAGATCACCCTCAGTGTGGCCAAGAATTGTATCAAGATCACATTCGATGGGAAAAAACGCCTCGACTTGAGCAAGATGGGAATTACCACTTTCCCCAAGTGTATTCTGCGACTCACTGATGTGGATGAGCTCGACCTTAGCCGGAATTTGATCAGGAAGATTCCTGACTCAATCTCCAAGTTCCAGAATCTGCGGTGGCTGGACTTGCACAGCAACTACATCGACAAGCTCCCTGAGTCCATCGGCCAGATGACCACTCTGCTCTATCTCAACGTCAGCAACAACAGGCTGACCACCAACGGGCTGCCTGTGGAGCTCAACCAGCTCAAGAATATCCGCACCGTGAATCTGGGCCTGAACCATCTGGACAGTGTGCCCACCACACTGGGCGCTCTAAAGGAGCTCCATGAGGTGGCGCTCCATGACAACCTGCTAAACAGCATCCCCAACAGCATCTCCAAGCTCCCCAAGCTGAAAAAGCTCAACGTAAAGCGAAACCCCTTTCCCAAGGCAGAGGAGTCTGATATGTTCATAGATTCCATCAAGAGGCTGGAAAACCTATATCTGGTGGAGGAGAAAGACCTGTGTTGGACTTGCCTGAAAAAATGCCAACAGGCCCGGGACAAGCTGAACAAAATCAAGAGCATGGCCACGGCAGGACCGAGAAGGGCCATCTTCTCCAGTTTGGCCTCACCTAACTCCACGGCCAAGGAATCCCAGGAAGAATGGAG GATTCGCTCAACATCTCTCTAG